The Chitinophagales bacterium genome contains a region encoding:
- a CDS encoding antibiotic biosynthesis monooxygenase → MITRLVKLTLQPDKIEDFLEIFKEVKQTIASFDGCHHVELLQDLHFPHIFFTYSTWEDEHFLDHYRFSDFFKSTWTRSKLLFSEKAEAWSVGLIERAQSDHF, encoded by the coding sequence ATGATTACCCGATTAGTCAAACTGACGCTGCAACCCGATAAGATTGAAGATTTTCTTGAGATATTTAAAGAGGTGAAACAAACCATCGCCTCATTTGATGGCTGCCACCATGTGGAGTTGTTACAGGACCTGCATTTTCCGCATATATTCTTCACGTACAGCACCTGGGAGGATGAGCACTTTCTCGATCATTACCGGTTTTCCGATTTCTTCAAGTCCACATGGACACGCTCCAAACTTTTATTCTCTGAAAAGGCGGAAGCATGGAGTGTGGGACTGATTGAACGGGCGCAGTCCGATCATTTTTGA
- a CDS encoding DUF1569 domain-containing protein, which translates to MQNILYQKDYEEIIARIGQLRPDAKRQWGRMNVNQMICHVSDPVRGALGLRQYKDAGNIFYRTILKWLLFYVMPFPKNSPTDIEFNQLEGTGTPVTGFGHDLQLLLQLLEKLHATPMDGSLTRHPLFGKLSAWEWGRLTANHLDHHLRQFGV; encoded by the coding sequence ATGCAAAACATTCTCTACCAAAAAGATTATGAAGAAATCATTGCCCGCATCGGCCAACTGCGGCCGGATGCAAAGCGGCAATGGGGCAGGATGAATGTGAACCAGATGATCTGTCATGTCAGTGATCCGGTAAGGGGTGCATTAGGCCTGCGACAGTATAAAGACGCCGGAAATATTTTCTACCGCACCATCTTAAAGTGGTTGCTCTTTTATGTAATGCCTTTTCCGAAAAACTCGCCGACGGATATCGAATTCAATCAGCTGGAAGGCACGGGAACACCGGTGACCGGTTTCGGCCATGATCTGCAGCTTTTGCTTCAACTGCTGGAAAAGCTGCATGCAACACCTATGGACGGTTCCCTCACCCGGCATCCTTTGTTCGGGAAACTATCTGCCTGGGAATGGGGACGACTCACGGCCAATCACCTGGATCATCACTTACGGCAGTTTGGAGTTTAG
- the pyrH gene encoding UMP kinase, whose translation MVRFKRIMLKLSGESLMGKQDFGIDPEMTNLYAREIKSAVDAGIQVAIVIGGGNIYRGMDAEEAGIERAQGDYMGMLATVMNGMALQSVLEKYGIKTRLMSAIKMEQICEPYIRRRAIRHLEKGRVVIFGAGTGNPFFTTDTAASLRAIETGAEVLLKGTRVDGIYTADPEKDHTATKYDSLTFHEVYERKLNVMDMTAFTLCRENNLPIIVFDINVTGNLLRLLKGEKIGTTVS comes from the coding sequence ATGGTCAGATTCAAACGCATCATGCTCAAGCTCTCCGGCGAATCGCTGATGGGCAAACAGGACTTTGGCATTGATCCTGAGATGACGAACCTGTATGCAAGGGAAATAAAATCAGCGGTGGATGCCGGCATCCAGGTGGCTATTGTCATCGGTGGAGGCAATATTTACCGGGGCATGGATGCTGAAGAAGCAGGTATTGAACGGGCACAGGGCGATTATATGGGCATGCTTGCTACGGTGATGAATGGCATGGCCCTGCAAAGTGTATTGGAAAAATATGGTATCAAAACACGGCTGATGTCGGCTATCAAGATGGAGCAGATCTGCGAGCCTTATATCCGAAGGCGAGCCATACGCCATCTTGAAAAGGGAAGAGTGGTGATTTTTGGCGCCGGTACCGGTAATCCGTTTTTCACTACCGATACCGCGGCATCGCTCCGTGCCATTGAAACCGGCGCGGAGGTGCTGCTGAAAGGAACACGCGTTGACGGCATTTATACTGCAGATCCCGAGAAAGACCATACCGCTACCAAATACGATTCGCTTACCTTCCACGAAGTGTATGAAAGGAAGCTGAATGTGATGGATATGACTGCCTTTACCTTGTGCCGTGAAAACAACCTGCCTATCATCGTATTTGATATTAATGTTACCGGCAACCTGCTCCGTTTACTGAAAGGTGAAAAGATTGGTACCACCGTTTCCTGA
- the bshA gene encoding N-acetyl-alpha-D-glucosaminyl L-malate synthase BshA: protein MKIGIVCYPTYGGSGVVATELGKALAQKGHKIHFITYRSPARLDSFVENVFYHEVSFADYPLFERAPYETALSSKIVDVAKFEQLDLLHVHYAIPHAATAYMAKQILKTKGIDLPYITTLHGTDITLVGKDPTYAPVVTFSINQSDGVTAVSADLKNQTYQNFQISTNIEVIPNFVDLTRFRKAKKEHFKKAIAPNEEKILIHTSNFRKVKRTQDVVMIFEKVREKIPCKLLLVGDGPERQNLEILCRDLQIAEDVRFLGKQDPVEELLAVSDLFLMPSETESFGLAALEAMACQVPVISTNSGGIPEIMVQGVTGFMSDVGDIEAMAGHAVAILSDEAMHHQFKLQALEHARQYDIKKILPLYEAYYEKVLQQSAMMAG from the coding sequence ATGAAAATCGGAATCGTCTGTTACCCAACCTATGGCGGAAGCGGTGTAGTGGCCACAGAACTGGGCAAAGCACTGGCACAAAAAGGCCATAAAATACATTTCATCACCTATCGCTCTCCGGCCCGGCTGGATTCTTTTGTAGAAAATGTTTTTTACCATGAAGTGAGCTTTGCCGATTATCCATTGTTTGAACGTGCACCGTATGAAACGGCGCTTTCGAGCAAGATTGTGGATGTTGCGAAATTTGAACAGCTCGACCTCCTGCACGTGCACTATGCGATTCCGCATGCCGCCACTGCGTATATGGCGAAACAGATCTTAAAGACGAAGGGTATTGACCTTCCATACATCACCACTCTGCACGGAACAGATATTACGCTGGTAGGAAAGGATCCGACGTATGCGCCTGTCGTTACGTTTTCCATCAATCAGTCCGATGGTGTCACCGCCGTTTCCGCCGACCTGAAAAACCAAACCTACCAGAATTTTCAGATCAGCACAAACATTGAAGTGATACCCAACTTTGTTGACCTCACCCGTTTCCGCAAAGCAAAGAAGGAGCATTTTAAAAAGGCCATTGCACCCAATGAAGAAAAGATTCTCATTCATACGTCCAACTTCAGGAAAGTAAAGCGGACACAAGATGTGGTGATGATATTTGAAAAAGTGCGGGAGAAGATTCCCTGTAAATTGTTGCTGGTAGGTGATGGGCCCGAGCGACAGAACCTGGAGATTCTTTGCCGCGATCTGCAAATCGCGGAAGATGTACGCTTCCTCGGCAAGCAGGATCCGGTGGAGGAATTGCTGGCGGTGAGTGATTTGTTTTTAATGCCTTCGGAAACCGAGAGCTTTGGCTTGGCAGCCCTGGAAGCCATGGCCTGTCAGGTGCCGGTGATATCCACCAACAGCGGTGGTATACCTGAGATTATGGTGCAGGGTGTTACCGGTTTTATGAGCGATGTCGGCGACATTGAAGCCATGGCCGGTCATGCCGTGGCCATCCTTTCTGATGAGGCAATGCACCATCAGTTCAAGCTGCAAGCCCTGGAACATGCCAGGCAATATGATATTAAAAAGATTCTGCCGCTGTATGAAGCTTATTACGAAAAAGTGCTTCAGCAATCAGCGATGATGGCAGGATAA
- a CDS encoding DUF3127 domain-containing protein, translated as MALEITGKLVQVMPEQTGQGQNGPWTKQNFVIETQDQFPKKVCIVCWNDKAEILKQLKPGDELKVAINIESREYNGKWYNDVKAWKVEPVSGGRNNGAADYPPDREVNDYTQAPPADMKDDLPF; from the coding sequence ATGGCTTTAGAAATCACCGGAAAATTAGTTCAGGTAATGCCGGAACAAACCGGGCAGGGTCAGAACGGTCCCTGGACAAAACAGAATTTTGTAATAGAAACACAGGATCAGTTTCCCAAAAAAGTGTGTATCGTCTGCTGGAATGACAAAGCGGAAATCCTGAAGCAATTAAAACCCGGCGATGAACTGAAGGTGGCCATCAATATTGAATCACGGGAGTACAACGGCAAATGGTATAATGATGTAAAAGCCTGGAAAGTGGAACCTGTTAGCGGTGGCCGGAATAATGGTGCGGCCGATTATCCGCCTGACCGTGAGGTAAACGACTATACCCAAGCACCTCCTGCTGATATGAAGGACGACCTGCCATTCTAA
- a CDS encoding RNA polymerase sigma factor encodes MRDNQTDLELIDQVLAGTASAFAELVNRHQRYVFSLALRFTKSREDAEEIAQDCFVKAYRSMAAFQRTSKFTTWLYGIVYHTSMTFLRKKRLDVQSIDDEATYVQVEDTASDMKASLVEEKSRAEYLEKAIGLLLPDDAVILTLFYRGEQSLEEIAAATGYEANTVKVKLHRARQRLRDKLELILKHEVKDLVR; translated from the coding sequence ATGAGAGATAACCAAACCGACTTAGAACTTATCGACCAGGTGCTGGCGGGGACAGCATCGGCATTTGCGGAATTGGTGAACCGTCATCAGCGCTATGTTTTTTCGCTGGCGCTTCGTTTTACCAAAAGCCGTGAGGATGCGGAAGAAATTGCGCAGGATTGTTTTGTGAAAGCGTACCGTTCAATGGCAGCATTTCAGCGCACGTCAAAATTTACGACGTGGTTGTATGGTATTGTGTACCACACTTCAATGACTTTCCTGCGGAAAAAAAGACTGGATGTTCAATCGATTGACGATGAAGCAACTTATGTACAAGTGGAAGATACGGCGTCGGATATGAAAGCCAGCCTGGTGGAAGAAAAGTCGAGGGCGGAATACCTGGAAAAAGCGATCGGGCTGTTATTGCCGGATGATGCCGTTATACTAACTTTGTTTTACAGGGGGGAACAATCGCTGGAGGAAATTGCGGCGGCCACCGGATATGAAGCAAACACCGTGAAAGTAAAATTACACCGCGCCCGGCAACGGCTGCGCGATAAGCTGGAATTGATTTTAAAACATGAAGTTAAAGACCTGGTAAGATGA
- a CDS encoding T9SS type A sorting domain-containing protein, which yields MKTMRTMKQFAILILINLSTAPLFGQTPQLVKDILPGTGSSLPTFLAEINDTALIAAEDANGNELWRTDGTSAGTFLIKDINPGSGSSFPSYIGTLNGIVFFKATDPVNGTELWKTDGTAAGTVLVKDIYIGPTGSDPALIAVLNGVLLFKAKDALHQTEIWRTNGTTEGTFLLKDIYNVFFGNGSSNPYPIAIVNGVALFGATTFSNGTELWKTDGTASGTVLVKDIFSGSYSSSPTLLKDYNGLIIFRAQDGNNGTELWKTDGTTTGTVLIKDINPGSLDSSPELLTELNGVLYLRATNTAVGTELWKTDATEAGTVLVKDIRQGKDSGNPYYIGVFNQTLLFDAYEPAHGRELWYTDGIITSVADLEPGVGSSYPASMGNVNGSLIFSASTTFNGGEPWVISQANNMIDWLKDINAGGASSYPYFIMDGKEKMFFSATNSIYDYALWKTDGTTAGTAVVKSFDLGPGGLEIQFITDLNGVLLFAAADPVNGYELWKILPPQLINSSSGVNGIIYPDGAILVENGDTQLFTITPDPGFCISEVFVDGVSQGKISSFTFNNVTEGHTISATYAPSITVYSDEDNDLFGNPLTGFTACAIDQGFVMDNTDCNDTNAAIHPGAPEQCNAIDDNCNGITDENTLTAVISPTGTVEVCKGTDVTFTASTGTGFSYQWKKNGAMINNATASTYVTAAKGDYTVVITGAFSCSATSPATTLKTLSKPDAIITPQGSLDICATGSVVLQANSGSNQSYQWKKNGSKINGATNQQFTATVAAGYKVIVTKANGCEKTSPEIVVTKSCKLSGETGDNNAVSVYPNPSGGKFVVRFMNEENQTVTIEVMNALGQVMMIENIVAANGEFLKQIAFDKEATDGLYFVRVTTRQGIYTSRIILQQ from the coding sequence ATGAAAACCATGCGTACCATGAAACAATTTGCCATCCTAATTTTAATTAATTTGAGCACTGCTCCATTGTTTGGGCAAACACCACAACTGGTGAAGGATATTTTGCCCGGGACAGGCAGTTCGCTTCCTACTTTCCTTGCAGAGATCAATGATACAGCACTTATTGCGGCTGAAGATGCGAATGGAAACGAATTGTGGAGAACAGATGGAACAAGCGCAGGCACTTTTCTGATAAAAGATATTAATCCCGGTTCCGGCAGTTCATTCCCCTCTTATATCGGAACACTGAACGGAATCGTTTTTTTCAAAGCCACAGATCCTGTCAATGGAACTGAATTGTGGAAAACAGACGGAACAGCAGCAGGAACAGTGCTTGTAAAAGATATCTATATCGGCCCGACCGGATCAGATCCTGCCTTGATTGCAGTCCTTAATGGTGTGTTACTTTTTAAAGCGAAGGATGCACTTCATCAAACTGAAATCTGGAGAACCAATGGCACCACTGAGGGCACTTTTTTGCTAAAGGATATTTACAACGTATTTTTTGGCAACGGCAGTTCCAATCCATATCCAATTGCGATAGTGAATGGTGTTGCACTTTTCGGCGCAACAACATTCAGTAACGGAACAGAATTATGGAAAACAGACGGAACAGCATCCGGCACCGTTTTAGTCAAAGATATTTTTTCAGGATCGTACAGCTCATCTCCAACCTTGTTAAAAGACTATAACGGATTGATAATTTTCCGTGCGCAAGATGGAAACAATGGAACAGAATTATGGAAAACAGACGGAACAACAACCGGCACAGTCTTAATTAAGGATATAAATCCCGGATCACTCGACTCATCACCAGAATTATTAACAGAATTAAACGGTGTACTTTACCTAAGGGCAACAAATACAGCGGTTGGAACTGAATTATGGAAAACGGATGCTACTGAAGCAGGCACCGTTTTGGTGAAGGACATCCGGCAGGGAAAAGACAGCGGCAATCCTTACTATATCGGAGTCTTTAATCAAACCCTGCTTTTTGATGCTTATGAACCTGCGCACGGAAGAGAACTGTGGTATACAGATGGCATCATCACTAGCGTTGCAGACCTGGAACCGGGTGTCGGCTCATCCTATCCTGCTTCCATGGGAAATGTGAACGGTTCACTGATTTTTAGTGCCAGCACTACGTTCAATGGAGGAGAGCCTTGGGTGATTAGTCAGGCAAATAATATGATCGATTGGTTAAAGGATATTAACGCGGGCGGAGCGAGCTCTTATCCTTACTTTATCATGGATGGAAAAGAAAAAATGTTTTTTTCAGCTACGAATTCTATCTACGATTATGCATTATGGAAGACGGATGGCACAACGGCAGGCACCGCCGTAGTAAAATCTTTTGACCTCGGGCCGGGTGGTTTGGAAATTCAATTTATTACTGATTTGAATGGTGTATTATTGTTTGCCGCTGCTGATCCTGTCAACGGATATGAACTATGGAAAATTCTACCTCCCCAATTAATAAACTCCAGTTCAGGCGTCAATGGTATCATTTATCCGGATGGCGCCATCCTTGTGGAAAATGGTGACACACAGCTCTTTACCATTACCCCTGATCCCGGCTTTTGTATCAGTGAGGTTTTCGTGGATGGCGTTTCTCAAGGTAAGATCAGCAGTTTTACATTTAACAATGTAACAGAAGGGCATACCATTTCAGCAACGTACGCTCCATCAATAACTGTTTATTCAGATGAAGACAATGACCTCTTCGGCAATCCATTAACAGGATTCACTGCCTGTGCCATCGATCAGGGATTTGTAATGGATAACACCGATTGTAATGATACTAATGCAGCCATTCATCCCGGCGCACCTGAACAATGCAATGCAATAGATGATAATTGCAATGGAATTACGGATGAAAATACCCTCACCGCAGTTATTTCACCGACTGGTACCGTGGAGGTCTGCAAGGGAACCGATGTAACTTTTACAGCAAGCACCGGTACCGGTTTTTCCTATCAATGGAAGAAGAATGGTGCCATGATAAACAATGCAACTGCATCCACTTACGTGACTGCCGCAAAAGGCGATTATACCGTTGTGATCACTGGCGCCTTTAGTTGTAGTGCCACTTCACCGGCAACTACGCTCAAAACATTGAGCAAGCCCGATGCCATCATCACGCCGCAGGGCAGTCTTGATATCTGTGCAACAGGTTCGGTAGTGCTACAGGCTAATTCAGGAAGTAATCAATCTTATCAGTGGAAGAAAAACGGCAGTAAGATCAACGGTGCAACGAACCAGCAATTTACTGCCACCGTTGCCGCAGGTTACAAGGTGATTGTAACCAAAGCCAATGGGTGTGAAAAGACATCGCCGGAGATTGTAGTCACGAAATCCTGCAAATTGTCGGGAGAAACGGGCGACAACAATGCGGTCAGCGTCTATCCCAATC
- a CDS encoding T9SS type A sorting domain-containing protein, with translation MLLKCQIAFAIVITAISASFGQQWEWVRTGTSTECARGDGITVDNFGNIYTIGGYQNIIKFNTTSLLNDGLLYDDLFIVKHNASGDLLWAKKAGSQSGDYGTEIKYRDGFIYLTGSINESGIIDTIPMTDVPGEGFFFAKFTLDGNVVWVKQFGGDSTSIIPVDFCFSDSGSVAITGFYWNKFSTPYATYYSNGGTDFFLMLVDSFGNIKWTHASGGFFDDFLRGVCADQAGNIYAVGYFINDIVLDSIVLESDNQAILLVKFNSQGNLEWADVIDGSWNNEVRALMILNDQLFIGGCAAYTAHFDSIELSFGDQQGAFIAEYNLNGTCEWAKQIQSGYNDNIYSLESTVDNNIAFCGVFGDTLNIGSDTLITFGNEDILIGKLDTDGNTIWTLTAGSWLSDYAFDLGVDEFNNIYVTGDFYDLAYFGAIEVSFMEECSDAFIAKINDSQVSIEESKVDEFQLSVFPNPASHSILVEVNSFGTLTIMNFLGEAFVIDRYLSEGKSSIDISHLLPGIYFLVFKSVNGCNAKKLVVQ, from the coding sequence ATGTTGCTTAAATGTCAAATTGCTTTTGCTATCGTTATAACTGCCATTTCAGCTTCTTTCGGACAGCAATGGGAATGGGTCAGAACAGGCACCAGTACAGAATGTGCGAGGGGTGATGGTATTACTGTCGATAACTTTGGCAATATCTACACCATAGGAGGATATCAAAACATTATTAAGTTTAATACAACAAGTCTCCTGAACGACGGACTACTGTATGACGACCTGTTCATTGTTAAGCACAACGCTTCCGGGGATCTGCTATGGGCAAAGAAAGCGGGTAGTCAGTCTGGCGATTACGGAACTGAAATAAAATACAGAGACGGCTTCATTTATCTCACCGGTAGTATCAATGAATCAGGAATAATTGATACGATACCTATGACTGATGTCCCGGGAGAAGGTTTCTTCTTTGCGAAGTTCACACTGGATGGAAATGTAGTTTGGGTAAAGCAATTTGGTGGGGATAGTACGTCCATTATCCCTGTTGATTTCTGTTTCAGCGATTCGGGTAGTGTAGCAATTACCGGATTTTACTGGAATAAATTTTCAACACCCTATGCAACATATTACAGCAATGGAGGAACTGATTTTTTTCTGATGCTGGTGGATTCATTTGGAAACATAAAGTGGACGCATGCTTCCGGTGGCTTTTTTGACGATTTTCTCAGGGGAGTTTGTGCCGATCAGGCCGGCAATATTTATGCTGTCGGATATTTCATAAATGATATTGTCCTGGATAGTATCGTGCTGGAATCGGACAACCAGGCCATTCTCCTGGTAAAATTCAATAGTCAGGGAAATTTAGAATGGGCCGATGTTATTGACGGAAGCTGGAATAATGAAGTCAGGGCATTAATGATACTGAATGATCAACTTTTTATTGGGGGATGTGCAGCGTACACTGCCCATTTTGATAGCATCGAACTATCCTTTGGAGACCAGCAGGGCGCTTTTATAGCTGAATATAATTTGAATGGTACCTGCGAATGGGCGAAGCAAATTCAATCCGGGTATAATGATAATATATATAGTCTTGAATCAACCGTTGACAATAACATTGCCTTTTGTGGAGTATTTGGAGATACACTGAATATCGGTTCTGATACACTAATAACCTTTGGCAATGAAGACATTTTAATAGGGAAGCTGGATACTGATGGGAATACTATTTGGACTTTGACAGCTGGCAGTTGGCTGAGCGACTACGCGTTTGATCTGGGGGTTGATGAATTTAACAATATTTATGTGACAGGAGATTTTTATGACCTGGCTTACTTCGGCGCTATTGAAGTGTCTTTTATGGAAGAGTGTTCAGATGCATTCATTGCCAAAATAAATGATTCACAGGTCAGCATCGAAGAAAGCAAGGTGGATGAGTTTCAGCTTTCAGTCTTTCCTAATCCGGCCTCACATTCAATACTGGTTGAAGTTAATAGTTTTGGTACCTTGACTATCATGAATTTTCTGGGGGAAGCATTTGTCATTGACAGGTACTTATCTGAAGGGAAATCAAGCATTGACATTTCGCATTTGCTGCCAGGAATATATTTCTTGGTTTTTAAATCCGTCAATGGTTGTAATGCAAAAAAACTTGTTGTTCAGTAA
- a CDS encoding carbohydrate binding family 9 domain-containing protein, giving the protein MLLFHDTLRTGWYERYRNEKSINVPGLHAFAPQPTDCEKTNFVTSCMTLNNIFLLCIALVCLPTAAAKAQNRKTVVAIRISEAPKIDGLLNDDCWKSGVPYTDFVEAVPAFGAPAKNRTEVTVVYDNDAMYVAAKCFMTPDSIWLQLTERDDIFSSTDAIAFAFDTYHDGQNALGFGVTPRNVQGDFKLILNSDDDFSWDAVWESKVYIAPDGWYAEMKIPYSALRFPKVAVQDWTIDFYRIVRSTRYEYHSAGINPEENGIVSQFQPLTGVSDIEPPLRLSLSPYATVYANFFRDKLNNISSSDLDFKGGMDLKWGINESFTLDATLIPDFGQVQSDNIIYNLSALEVQYDENRSFFTEGTELFTKAELFYSRRIGFVSDYYSTHNDTTVTVDNPPINTRLLNATKISGRNRHGLGIGVFNAITGNTYATATGSDGETKEVLYDPLTNFNVLVLDQGLKNNSYLTFTNTNVLRDAKGRNANVANVMSFIADKKQHYAGFGYLAVSTLMNKSTDNDDIDFSNGYLYRLSFKKISGNFTYDLSHLAISKNYDPNDLGYLTIRNQNTEEAILRYDIYKPFGKFLELHSENTLAYGYRNSDGAYTGATFDGSTFMLTGKYLGFFAYYFAAPFGEHDYYEPRAEDRYYAMPAIYELGAGISTDYRKHIALDIEGGPAIWNEQGRIKYRWQVTPRIRIGDKVLLVPQNETHLYYNDVGFVDTDDTGNIIFGRRDIKEYDTNLSGNYIFNSNMSVGLKLRYYSQKGIYDQYYTLEQDGSLGTTGYDESNDYNFNAWNIDLNFTWWFLPGSEINLVWKNSIIGFDDQATLNFIKNLDHTFDFPRNNNISVRIKYYLDYQDVKRGVK; this is encoded by the coding sequence ATGCTGCTCTTTCATGATACGCTGAGAACAGGATGGTATGAACGATATCGTAATGAAAAAAGTATCAATGTGCCCGGTCTCCACGCATTTGCACCACAGCCCACTGATTGCGAAAAAACTAACTTTGTCACTTCCTGCATGACCCTGAATAATATTTTTCTGCTTTGCATTGCATTGGTCTGTTTGCCGACGGCTGCGGCAAAGGCACAGAACAGGAAAACTGTGGTTGCTATACGCATCAGCGAAGCACCCAAGATTGACGGGCTGTTAAATGATGATTGCTGGAAATCCGGTGTGCCATACACTGATTTTGTGGAAGCCGTGCCTGCATTCGGAGCACCTGCAAAAAACCGTACGGAAGTAACGGTAGTGTATGACAACGATGCCATGTACGTTGCCGCAAAATGTTTTATGACACCCGATAGCATCTGGCTGCAACTTACCGAACGCGACGATATCTTTTCATCAACAGATGCCATCGCATTCGCATTTGATACCTATCATGACGGGCAGAATGCACTGGGCTTCGGTGTTACACCGCGAAATGTACAGGGTGATTTTAAGCTGATCCTCAACAGCGACGACGATTTTTCCTGGGATGCCGTGTGGGAAAGCAAGGTATATATCGCCCCTGATGGCTGGTATGCGGAAATGAAAATCCCTTATTCGGCTTTGCGCTTTCCAAAAGTAGCGGTGCAGGACTGGACCATAGACTTTTATCGCATCGTCCGCAGCACGCGATACGAATATCATTCCGCGGGCATTAATCCCGAAGAAAACGGAATCGTATCGCAGTTTCAACCTTTGACGGGCGTCTCGGATATCGAACCACCGTTGCGGCTGTCCCTCTCGCCCTATGCAACTGTATACGCCAATTTTTTCCGCGATAAGCTCAACAATATCTCCAGCAGTGATCTTGATTTTAAAGGCGGCATGGATCTGAAATGGGGCATCAATGAAAGCTTCACACTGGATGCCACACTGATACCGGATTTCGGGCAGGTGCAATCCGACAACATTATTTATAACCTTTCGGCGCTGGAAGTGCAGTACGATGAAAACCGATCCTTCTTTACGGAAGGAACAGAATTGTTTACGAAAGCGGAATTGTTCTACTCGCGGCGTATCGGTTTTGTCTCCGATTATTACAGCACACACAACGACACTACTGTAACAGTAGACAATCCGCCAATCAATACGCGCCTGTTGAATGCAACCAAGATTTCCGGGCGAAACCGGCATGGACTGGGAATCGGCGTATTTAATGCCATAACAGGAAATACTTATGCAACAGCTACCGGCAGCGACGGAGAAACAAAAGAGGTGTTATATGATCCGCTGACGAACTTTAATGTGCTGGTGCTTGATCAGGGCCTGAAGAATAATAGTTACCTGACTTTTACCAACACCAATGTGCTGCGGGATGCCAAAGGCAGAAATGCCAATGTAGCCAATGTGATGTCTTTCATCGCCGATAAAAAACAACACTATGCCGGCTTCGGTTACCTTGCCGTCAGTACACTGATGAACAAAAGCACTGACAACGATGATATCGATTTCAGCAATGGCTACCTGTATCGCCTTTCCTTCAAAAAAATCTCAGGCAACTTCACTTATGATCTTTCTCACCTTGCCATCAGCAAAAACTATGATCCCAATGACCTGGGTTACCTGACTATCAGGAATCAGAATACTGAAGAGGCGATTCTGCGGTACGACATCTATAAGCCATTTGGTAAATTTCTTGAATTGCACAGCGAAAACACACTGGCATACGGCTACCGCAACAGTGATGGAGCCTACACAGGTGCCACCTTTGACGGCAGCACCTTTATGCTTACCGGGAAATACCTTGGTTTCTTCGCTTATTACTTTGCCGCGCCCTTTGGCGAGCATGACTATTATGAGCCACGCGCTGAAGACCGTTATTATGCGATGCCTGCCATCTATGAGTTGGGCGCAGGTATCAGCACCGATTACCGCAAGCACATTGCGCTTGATATCGAAGGCGGCCCTGCCATCTGGAATGAACAAGGACGCATCAAGTACCGGTGGCAGGTAACGCCCCGCATCCGCATCGGCGACAAGGTGCTGCTTGTTCCGCAGAACGAAACACATTTGTATTACAATGATGTTGGATTTGTGGATACGGATGATACAGGCAATATCATTTTTGGACGGAGAGACATCAAGGAATATGATACCAACCTCAGCGGCAATTATATCTTTAACAGTAATATGTCGGTAGGATTAAAATTAAGGTACTACTCTCAGAAAGGAATATACGATCAGTATTATACGCTGGAGCAGGACGGCTCACTGGGAACAACAGGTTATGATGAAAGCAATGACTATAACTTCAATGCATGGAATATTGATCTGAATTTCACCTGGTGGTTCCTTCCCGGCAGTGAAATCAACCTGGTCTGGAAAAATTCCATCATTGGATTTGATGATCAGGCCACCTTAAACTTTATCAAAAACCTCGATCATACTTTTGATTTCCCGCGCAACAATAACATCTCCGTACGCATCAAATATTACCTCGACTACCAGGATGTGAAACGCGGTGTAAAATGA